One genomic window of Manihot esculenta cultivar AM560-2 chromosome 16, M.esculenta_v8, whole genome shotgun sequence includes the following:
- the LOC110603454 gene encoding protein CHUP1, chloroplastic: MVAGKVRLAMGLQKSPPNPKAASPPASSRKVTPQKPVFSRSFGVYFPRSSAQVQPSPPDVAHLLRLIEELRNREARLKTELLEFKLLKESVAVVPVLENDISAKNAELEKAIMKIQCLESENELLRTELSEAKVKFEEEIRESDEKVKALEADIVKLKKTLSDKESEELSSSQRFQGLMEFSTKSNLIRNLKKGVKCTDTVSANHETQNHKSEPVDVKRDEVEIERPSQSRCNSEELVDSTHSNLRSRAPKVPKPPPKRSSSSNSISLSTSSSISDQSISAAAAAPPPPASVKPAAPLPPPPPPPKGMRMGPANKVKRVPEVVEFYHSLMRRDSRRESTSGNPDVLPATANARDMIGEIENRSTHLLAIKTDVETQGDFIRFLIKEVENAAFTDIEDVVPFVKWLDDELSYLVDERAVLKHFDWPEQKADALREASFGYCDLKKLESEASSFRDDARQPCGPALKKMQALLEKLEHGVYNLSRMRESTTNRYKGFHIPMDWMLETGIVSQIKLASVKLAMKYMKRVSAELETIVSGPEEEELIVQGVRFAFRVHQFAGGFDVETMRAFQELRDKARSCHVQCQSQQQQKIHLAINL; encoded by the exons ATGGTTGCCGGTAAGGTCAGGTTGGCAATGGGTCTCCAAAAGTCCCCACCTAATCCTAAAGCAGCGTCGCCACCTGCCAGTTCCAGGAAAGTCACGCCTCAGAAGCCTGTATTCTCACGCTCTTTCGGTGTTTATTTCCCACGTTCTTCCGCCCAGGTCCAGCCCTCTCCTCCAGACGTTGCTCATCTTTTACGCCTCATCGAAGAGCTCCGTAACCGAGAAGCTAGACTGAAAACAGAGCTTCTTGAATTCAAGCTATTGAAAGAGAGCGTGGCTGTAGTTCCTGTGTTGGAGAATGATATTTCAGCAAAAAATGCAGAGCTTGAAAAGGCAATTATGAAGATTCAGTGTTTGGAGAGTGAAAATGAATTGCTCAGGACAGAGTTGAGTGAAGCCAAAGTGAAGTTTGAAGAAGAGATAAGAGAAAGCGATGAGAAGGTTAAGGCCTTGGAGGCTGACATTGTGAAGTTGAAGAAGACGTTGTCAGATAAAGAGAGTGAAGAGCTTTCTTCTTCGCAGAGGTTTCAAGGATTAATGGAATTCTCAACGAAGTCCAATCTGATCAGGAATTTGAAAAAGGGAGTGAAATGTACGGACACTGTAAGTGCAAATCATGAGACTCAAAATCACAAGTCTGAACCTGTAGATGTCAAGAGAGACGAAGTGGAAATTGAGAGACCGAGCCAGTCTAGATGCAACTCGGAGGAACTCGTCGACTCAACTCACTCCAACCTGAGATCTCGCGCTCCCAAGGTTCCTAAACCGCCACCAAAACGATCGTCATCATCGAACTCCATATCCTTATCAACGTCATCTAGCATCTCTGATCAATCCAtttcagcagcagcagcagcaccgCCTCCTCCAGCGTCGGTCAAACCAGCTGCCCCGCTGCCGCCACCTCCGCCTCCACCTAAGGGAATGAGAATGGGGCCTGCTAATAAGGTCAAGAGAGTGCCAGAGGTAGTGGAGTTTTATCACTCTTTAATGCGAAGAGATTCCCGGAGGGAATCCACTTCCGGAAATCCAGATGTCTTACCGGCAACCGCCAATGCTCGCGACATGATAGGCGAAATCGAGAACAGATCGACGCATTTGCTGGCG ATAAAAACAGATGTAGAAACACAGGGAGATTTTATAAGGTTTTTGATAAAGGAAGTTGAGAATGCTGCATTTACAGACATTGAAGATGTTGTGCCATTTGTTAAATGGCTCGACGATGAGCTATCTTATCTT GTGGATGAAAGAGCTGTGCTTAAGCACTTCGATTGGCCAGAGCAGAAGGCAGATGCATTACGTGAGGCTTCTTTTGGTTATTGTGATCTCAAGAAGTTGGAATCGGAGGCTTCATCTTTTCGTGATGATGCTCGTCAGCCATGTGGTCCTGCACTCAAGAAGATGCAGGCTTTGCTTGAAAA ATTAGAGCATGGTGTTTACAATTTATCAAGAATGAGAGAATCTACCACAAACAGATACAAGGGATTTCACATTCCCATGGATTGGATGCTTGAAACTGGAATTGTAAGCCAG ATAAAGTTGGCTTCTGTAAAGCTAGCAATGAAGTATATGAAGAGAGTATCTGCAGAACTTGAAACTATTGTCAGTGGGCCTGAAGAAGAAGAGTTGATAGTACAAGGTGTTAGATTTGCCTTCCGGGTACATCAG TTTGCTGGTGGATTTGATGTGGAGACAATGAGGGCATTCCAAGAGCTAAGAGATAAAGCTAGATCATGTCATGTACAATGCCAAAGCCAGCAACAACAGAAAATACACCTTGCGATTAATCTGTAG